The following are encoded in a window of Mycobacterium decipiens genomic DNA:
- a CDS encoding DUF58 domain-containing protein — MILTGRTGLLALICVLPIALSPWPAKAFVLLLVALAMAVTIDIVLAASTRRLRYTRSPDSSARLGQPVNASLLICNDGRRRFRGQLRDAWPPSARAQPRSHTVDVAAGQREQVHTELRPVRRGDQRAAVVTARSIGPLGLAGRQSSQSVPGLVRVLPPFLSRKHLPSRLARLREIDGLLPTLIRGQGTEFDSLREYVVGDDVRSIDWRATARRADVMVRTWRPERDRRVVIVLDTGRMAAGRVGVDPTAADPAGWPRLDWSMDAALLLAALASRAGDHVDFLAHDRVSRAGVFGASRTELLAQLVDAMAPLQPALVESDWRAMIATILRRTRRRSLVVLLTDLNATALDEGLLPVLPQLSAKHHVLVAAVADPRVDQLAAGRSDAAAVYDAAAAERARNDRGSIASRLRRGGVDVIDAPPAEIAPGLADRYLAMKATGRL, encoded by the coding sequence GTGATCCTCACCGGACGCACCGGATTGCTGGCGCTGATCTGCGTCCTGCCGATCGCGCTGTCCCCTTGGCCGGCAAAGGCTTTCGTGCTGCTGCTGGTGGCGCTGGCGATGGCGGTGACCATAGACATCGTGCTGGCAGCCAGCACGCGCAGGTTGCGCTATACCCGCTCGCCGGACAGCTCGGCCCGGCTTGGCCAACCCGTGAATGCGAGTCTGCTGATCTGCAATGACGGCCGTCGCCGGTTCCGCGGCCAGCTTCGCGACGCCTGGCCGCCCAGTGCGCGAGCGCAGCCGCGCAGCCACACCGTCGATGTCGCCGCCGGGCAGCGCGAACAGGTGCACACCGAGCTGCGGCCGGTTCGGCGCGGCGACCAGCGCGCGGCCGTGGTAACCGCCCGGTCGATCGGACCGCTGGGGTTGGCGGGACGGCAGAGTTCGCAGTCGGTACCCGGCCTGGTCCGGGTGCTGCCGCCGTTCCTGTCGCGCAAGCATCTGCCGTCGCGGCTGGCCCGACTACGGGAGATCGACGGGCTGTTGCCCACCCTGATCCGCGGGCAGGGTACCGAATTCGATTCGCTGCGCGAGTATGTCGTCGGCGACGACGTCCGCTCGATCGATTGGCGAGCAACCGCACGTCGCGCCGACGTCATGGTCCGCACGTGGCGGCCCGAACGGGACCGCCGGGTGGTCATCGTGCTCGACACCGGACGCATGGCGGCGGGGCGGGTCGGTGTCGACCCCACCGCCGCCGATCCCGCCGGATGGCCCCGGCTGGACTGGTCCATGGACGCCGCGCTGCTGTTGGCAGCGCTGGCGTCGCGTGCCGGCGACCATGTCGACTTCCTGGCCCACGACCGGGTGAGCCGTGCCGGCGTGTTTGGTGCCTCGCGTACCGAACTGCTTGCCCAACTGGTGGATGCGATGGCCCCGCTGCAACCGGCACTTGTCGAATCCGACTGGCGGGCAATGATCGCCACCATCCTGCGGCGCACCCGACGGCGGTCGCTGGTGGTGCTGCTGACCGACCTCAACGCGACCGCTCTCGACGAGGGCCTGCTGCCGGTGTTGCCGCAGTTGTCGGCCAAGCACCATGTGCTGGTCGCCGCGGTTGCCGACCCGCGCGTCGACCAACTGGCCGCCGGCCGTTCCGACGCCGCAGCCGTGTACGACGCGGCGGCTGCCGAACGCGCCCGCAACGACCGGGGTTCGATCGCGTCACGGCTGCGCCGGGGCGGGGTGGACGTCATCGACGCACCGCCCGCCGAGATCGCTCCCGGACTTGCCGACCGCTACCTAGCGATGAAAGCGACCGGGCGGCTCTAG
- a CDS encoding stage II sporulation protein M, with amino-acid sequence MDVDAFLLTHRGTWDRLDQLVKRRRSLSGAEVDELVELYQRVSTHLSMLRSVSSDQLVIGRLSSLVARARSAVTGAHAPLTRTFIRFWTVSFPVVAYRTRWWWLATAMAFLAVVVLIAFWVAGSHEVQSAIGTPTEIDELVSHDVQSYYSEHPAGSFALHVWVNNSWLAAKCIAMSVVLGLPIPLVLFDNAANVGVIAGLMFQAGKGNLLLGLLLPHGLLELTAVFLAAAIGMRLGWSVISPGDRPRGQVLAEQGRGVVSVAVGLVGVLLVSGLIEALVTPSPLPTFVRIAIGIIAEAAFLSYIWYFGRRAARAGETGDMEDAPDVVPTG; translated from the coding sequence GTGGATGTCGACGCGTTCTTGCTGACCCACCGCGGCACGTGGGACCGGCTCGATCAGTTGGTCAAGAGGCGCCGCTCGCTGAGCGGAGCCGAAGTCGATGAACTCGTCGAGCTCTATCAGCGGGTGTCCACGCATCTGTCGATGCTGAGATCGGTTTCGTCGGATCAGTTGGTGATTGGTCGGCTGTCGAGTCTGGTCGCGCGGGCCCGCTCCGCGGTCACCGGCGCGCACGCGCCGCTCACCCGTACGTTCATTCGGTTCTGGACCGTGTCGTTCCCGGTGGTTGCCTACCGCACCCGGTGGTGGTGGCTGGCCACGGCGATGGCATTCCTCGCCGTCGTAGTGTTGATCGCGTTCTGGGTAGCCGGAAGTCACGAGGTGCAATCCGCGATCGGGACGCCAACCGAGATAGACGAACTGGTCAGCCACGACGTCCAGTCCTACTACAGCGAGCACCCGGCCGGGTCGTTCGCTCTGCATGTCTGGGTGAATAACTCCTGGCTGGCTGCCAAGTGCATCGCGATGTCGGTTGTGCTGGGCCTGCCGATACCTCTGGTGCTTTTCGACAACGCCGCCAACGTGGGCGTGATCGCGGGTTTGATGTTCCAGGCGGGCAAGGGCAATCTCCTGCTGGGCCTGCTTCTTCCGCACGGGCTGCTCGAGCTGACGGCCGTGTTCCTCGCCGCGGCTATCGGAATGCGGCTGGGGTGGTCGGTGATATCCCCGGGCGACCGTCCACGCGGGCAGGTCCTTGCCGAGCAAGGCCGCGGCGTCGTGTCGGTTGCGGTGGGACTGGTGGGCGTGTTACTGGTTTCCGGTCTGATCGAGGCGCTGGTAACGCCGTCACCGTTGCCGACATTCGTTCGAATCGCGATCGGCATCATCGCCGAAGCGGCGTTCTTGTCCTATATCTGGTACTTCGGCCGCCGTGCCGCACGGGCCGGAGAGACCGGGGACATGGAGGACGCGCCCGACGTGGTCCCAACCGGCTGA
- a CDS encoding RDD family protein has translation MSEVVTGDAVVLDVQIAQLPVRAIGAVIDITVIFIGYILGLMLWAATLTEFDEALTTAFLIIFTVLVMVGYPLLLETATRGRSVGKIVMGLRVVSDDGGPERFRQALFRALASVVEIWMLLGSPAVICSMLSPKAKRVGDVFAGTIVVSERGPRLGPPPMMPPSLAWWASSLQLSGLTAGQAEVARQFLSRARQLDPALREQMAYRIAGDVVSRIAPPPPPGVPPQLVLAAVLAERHRRELARLRPTMPPPRAVPWPQPAPYHGLLPGPPGAAPWPLQQPAIPWPEPDPPAPQVVPWPQQPPDTRGFSPPN, from the coding sequence ATGTCGGAGGTGGTGACCGGGGACGCCGTGGTGCTCGATGTCCAGATCGCCCAGTTACCGGTGCGGGCGATCGGCGCGGTCATCGATATCACCGTGATATTCATCGGCTACATCCTCGGTCTGATGCTGTGGGCGGCCACCCTGACCGAGTTCGACGAGGCGTTGACCACCGCGTTTCTGATCATCTTCACGGTGCTGGTGATGGTCGGCTATCCCCTGCTGTTGGAAACCGCGACACGGGGCCGGTCGGTGGGCAAGATAGTGATGGGCCTGCGGGTGGTGTCCGACGACGGTGGCCCAGAACGGTTCCGCCAGGCGCTGTTTCGAGCACTGGCGTCGGTGGTGGAGATCTGGATGCTGCTCGGGAGCCCGGCCGTGATCTGCAGCATGTTGTCACCGAAGGCCAAACGCGTCGGCGACGTCTTCGCGGGCACAATCGTCGTCAGCGAACGCGGCCCCCGATTGGGGCCACCGCCGATGATGCCACCGTCGCTGGCCTGGTGGGCGTCGTCGCTGCAACTGTCCGGGCTCACCGCCGGCCAAGCCGAGGTTGCGCGTCAATTTCTGTCCCGGGCAAGGCAACTCGATCCCGCGCTACGCGAGCAGATGGCCTACCGGATCGCCGGTGATGTGGTTTCCCGCATCGCCCCGCCACCGCCACCCGGTGTTCCACCGCAGTTGGTCCTTGCCGCCGTTCTCGCCGAACGGCACCGGCGTGAACTGGCGAGACTGCGTCCCACGATGCCTCCCCCGCGAGCTGTGCCATGGCCCCAACCGGCGCCTTACCACGGTTTGCTGCCCGGTCCGCCCGGCGCTGCGCCGTGGCCTCTTCAACAACCGGCGATCCCGTGGCCGGAGCCCGATCCGCCGGCACCCCAAGTGGTTCCCTGGCCACAGCAACCGCCCGACACCCGCGGGTTCTCGCCGCCCAACTAG
- the glpK gene encoding glycerol kinase GlpK: MPGSVTPHAGGEQLAEFGEFIAAIDQGTTSTRCMIFDHDGAEVARHQLEHEQILPRAGWVEHNPVEIWERTASVLLSALNVTNLSSKDIAALGITNQRETTLVWDRRTGRPYYNAIVWQDTRTDRIASALDRDGRGDVIRRKAGLPPATYFSGGKLQWILDNVDGVRAAAERGDALFGTPDTWVLWNLTGGPRGGVHVTDVTNASRTMLMDLETLDWDDELLSFFAIPRAMLPQIAASSPLRAYGVTADTGPLGGEVPITGMLGDQHAAMVGQVCLAEGEAKNTYGTGNFLLLNTGETIVRSDNGLLTTVCYQFGNAKPVYALEGSIAVTGSAVQWLRDQLGIISGAAQSESLARQVADNGGVYFVPAFSGLFAPYWRSDARGAIVGLSRFNTNAHLARATLEAICYQSRDVMDAMAADSGVRLEVLKVDGGITGNDLCMQIQADVLGVDVVRPVVAETTALGAAYAAGLAVGFWTDPTDLRTNWQEDKRWTPTWTDEERAAGYAGWRKAVQRTLDWVDVS, encoded by the coding sequence ATGCCAGGAAGTGTCACACCTCACGCCGGAGGAGAGCAGTTGGCCGAGTTCGGTGAATTCATAGCCGCCATTGACCAGGGCACCACCAGCACCCGCTGCATGATCTTTGATCACGACGGCGCCGAGGTGGCCCGCCACCAGCTAGAACACGAGCAGATCCTGCCCCGGGCCGGCTGGGTGGAACACAACCCGGTCGAGATCTGGGAGCGTACCGCGTCGGTGCTGCTCTCGGCGCTCAACGTCACCAATCTATCGTCGAAAGATATTGCTGCCCTGGGGATTACCAATCAACGCGAGACGACACTGGTATGGGATAGGCGGACCGGCAGACCGTATTACAACGCGATCGTTTGGCAGGACACCCGCACCGACCGCATCGCGTCGGCACTGGACAGGGACGGTCGTGGCGACGTGATCCGCCGCAAGGCCGGTCTGCCGCCGGCGACATACTTCTCCGGCGGGAAGTTGCAGTGGATCCTGGACAACGTCGATGGGGTGCGCGCAGCCGCCGAACGCGGCGATGCGCTGTTCGGCACCCCGGACACCTGGGTGCTGTGGAACCTGACCGGCGGTCCGCGGGGCGGTGTGCACGTTACCGACGTGACCAACGCCAGCCGCACCATGTTGATGGATCTCGAAACGCTGGACTGGGACGACGAGCTGCTGTCGTTCTTCGCCATCCCCCGCGCGATGTTGCCGCAGATCGCGGCGTCGAGCCCGCTACGCGCGTACGGCGTCACCGCCGATACCGGACCGCTGGGTGGCGAGGTGCCGATCACCGGCATGCTCGGCGACCAGCATGCCGCGATGGTCGGTCAGGTCTGCCTGGCCGAGGGGGAGGCGAAGAACACCTACGGGACCGGGAATTTTCTGCTGCTGAACACCGGTGAAACCATCGTGCGATCGGACAATGGCCTGCTGACCACGGTCTGCTACCAATTCGGAAACGCCAAACCCGTGTACGCGCTTGAGGGTTCGATCGCGGTGACCGGCTCGGCGGTGCAGTGGCTACGCGATCAGCTGGGCATCATCAGCGGCGCCGCGCAGAGCGAGTCGCTGGCCCGTCAGGTCGCCGACAACGGCGGGGTGTACTTCGTACCGGCGTTTTCCGGGTTGTTCGCCCCGTACTGGCGATCCGATGCCCGCGGAGCGATCGTCGGGTTGTCGCGGTTCAACACCAATGCGCACCTGGCTCGCGCGACGCTGGAGGCGATCTGCTACCAGAGCCGCGATGTGATGGACGCCATGGCAGCGGACTCCGGCGTGCGCCTGGAAGTGTTGAAGGTGGACGGCGGGATCACCGGCAACGACCTGTGTATGCAGATCCAGGCCGACGTGCTGGGCGTGGATGTGGTACGGCCGGTGGTTGCCGAGACCACCGCGCTGGGCGCTGCCTACGCGGCGGGTCTGGCGGTCGGCTTCTGGACGGACCCGACCGACCTGCGGACGAACTGGCAGGAGGACAAGCGGTGGACGCCCACCTGGACCGACGAAGAGCGCGCCGCTGGCTATGCGGGCTGGCGTAAGGCGGTGCAGCGAACCCTGGATTGGGTCGACGTGTCCTAG
- a CDS encoding glutamate--cysteine ligase: MGEEVKRTTYTREQQRAYQRKVRLCLDVFETMLAQTSFESERQLTGMEIECNLVDADYQPAMSNRYVLDAIADPAYQSELGAYNIEFNVPPRPLPGHTGLELEAEVRASLNDAETKASSGGAHIVMIGILPTLMPEHLTDGWMSESTRYAALNASIFRARGEDIPINIAGPEPLSCRAGSIAPESACTSVQLHLQVAPADFAANWNAAQVLAGPQLALGANSPYFFGHQLWSETRIELFTQSTDTRPEELKSQGVRPRVWFGERWITSILDLFQENIRYFPSLLPEVSDEDPVAELSTGRVPQLSELRLHNGTVYRWNRPVYDVVDGRPHLRLENRVLPAGPTVVDMLANYAFYYGALRGLSEAERPLWTRMSFAAAQANFLAAARYGIQARLHWPGLGEVRAQELVSDTLLPMADEGLRRWGVDAEVRDRFLGVIGGRAQTGRNGARWQVATVRALQDGGLTRPAALAEMLRRYCEHMHTNEPVHTWAL; the protein is encoded by the coding sequence GTGGGCGAAGAGGTCAAGCGCACCACGTATACCCGCGAACAGCAGCGGGCGTACCAGCGTAAGGTGCGGCTGTGCTTGGACGTCTTCGAGACGATGCTTGCGCAGACCAGTTTCGAATCCGAGCGGCAACTCACCGGCATGGAGATCGAATGCAACCTGGTCGACGCCGACTACCAGCCGGCCATGTCGAACCGCTATGTGCTGGATGCCATCGCCGATCCGGCCTACCAAAGCGAATTGGGGGCCTACAATATCGAATTCAACGTGCCGCCCCGGCCGCTACCGGGACACACCGGCCTGGAGCTGGAGGCAGAAGTCCGCGCTAGCCTCAACGATGCCGAGACCAAGGCCAGCTCCGGTGGCGCCCACATAGTGATGATCGGCATCCTGCCCACGCTGATGCCCGAGCATCTGACCGACGGCTGGATGAGCGAGTCAACGCGGTATGCGGCCCTCAACGCCTCGATCTTTCGTGCCCGCGGCGAGGACATCCCGATCAACATTGCCGGCCCGGAACCGCTGAGCTGCCGTGCCGGATCTATCGCACCCGAATCCGCTTGCACCAGTGTGCAATTGCATTTGCAAGTAGCTCCAGCGGATTTTGCGGCCAACTGGAATGCGGCCCAGGTGCTGGCCGGACCGCAGCTGGCGCTGGGCGCCAACTCGCCCTACTTCTTCGGCCACCAGCTGTGGTCGGAAACCCGCATCGAGCTGTTCACGCAGTCCACCGACACCCGCCCCGAGGAGCTGAAATCGCAAGGGGTGCGACCCCGGGTGTGGTTCGGCGAGCGCTGGATCACCTCGATTCTCGACCTGTTCCAGGAGAACATCCGCTACTTCCCGTCCTTGCTGCCCGAGGTGTCCGACGAGGACCCAGTCGCCGAGCTTTCGACCGGACGCGTCCCGCAGCTCTCCGAGCTGCGGCTGCATAACGGCACGGTGTACCGGTGGAATCGGCCGGTGTATGACGTGGTCGATGGGCGCCCGCACCTGCGGCTGGAGAACCGCGTGCTGCCCGCGGGGCCGACGGTCGTCGACATGCTGGCGAATTACGCCTTCTACTATGGCGCGTTGCGCGGCCTGTCCGAAGCGGAGCGCCCATTGTGGACGAGGATGAGTTTCGCTGCGGCACAAGCAAATTTCCTTGCGGCAGCCAGGTACGGCATTCAGGCTCGGTTGCACTGGCCGGGCCTGGGCGAGGTGCGGGCGCAGGAGTTGGTGTCCGACACTTTGCTGCCGATGGCCGACGAGGGACTGCGGCGGTGGGGTGTCGACGCGGAGGTACGCGACCGGTTTCTCGGTGTCATCGGGGGCCGCGCCCAGACCGGGCGCAACGGTGCGCGCTGGCAGGTGGCCACCGTGCGGGCTCTGCAAGACGGCGGGCTGACCCGGCCCGCGGCACTGGCCGAGATGCTGCGCCGGTACTGCGAGCACATGCACACCAACGAACCGGTGCACACCTGGGCGCTGTGA
- a CDS encoding class I SAM-dependent methyltransferase: MSPEVLDWDDAYRQQGVFEGPPPWNIGEPQPELAALIAAGKVHSDVLDAGCGYAELSLALAADGYTVVGIDLTPTAIAAATKAAKERGLTTAGFAQADITDFAAYPAGSANRFSTVIDSTLFHSLPVEGRDGYLRSVHRAAAPGASYFVLVFAKGAFPEELETKPNEVDEDELRAAVSKYWDIDEIRPAFIHANVPAFPPQPDGPPIQFPPHDRDEKGRMKFPAFLLTAHKAG, translated from the coding sequence ATGTCACCTGAGGTACTGGATTGGGACGATGCCTACCGCCAACAGGGCGTATTCGAAGGTCCCCCGCCGTGGAACATCGGTGAACCACAGCCCGAACTGGCCGCGCTGATCGCTGCCGGCAAGGTGCACAGCGACGTGCTGGATGCCGGGTGCGGATACGCCGAGCTGTCACTGGCGCTCGCCGCCGACGGCTACACCGTGGTCGGCATCGACCTCACGCCCACCGCCATCGCGGCCGCCACCAAGGCCGCCAAGGAGCGGGGTTTGACTACGGCCGGCTTCGCGCAAGCCGATATCACCGATTTCGCCGCTTATCCAGCCGGCTCGGCCAACCGGTTCTCGACGGTGATCGACAGCACTCTGTTTCACTCGCTGCCGGTAGAGGGCCGGGACGGCTACCTGAGGTCGGTGCACCGCGCGGCAGCCCCGGGCGCCAGCTATTTCGTGCTGGTGTTCGCCAAGGGCGCTTTCCCCGAGGAGTTGGAAACCAAACCCAACGAAGTCGACGAGGATGAGTTGCGTGCCGCGGTCAGCAAATACTGGGACATCGACGAAATCCGCCCGGCCTTCATCCATGCCAATGTGCCCGCGTTTCCGCCGCAGCCCGACGGACCGCCGATCCAGTTTCCGCCGCACGACCGCGACGAAAAGGGGCGGATGAAGTTCCCCGCCTTCCTGCTGACGGCCCACAAGGCAGGCTAA
- the egtE gene encoding ergothioneine biosynthesis PLP-dependent enzyme EgtE — translation MSESDSLADRWRVARPPVAGLHLDSAACSRQSSAVLDAAAEHARHEAEVGGYVAAEAATPVLDAGRAAVAALSGMPGAEVVFTTGSLHALDLLLGSWPGENRALACLPGEYGPNLAVMAAHGFDPRPLPTLQDGRLALDDAAFTLANDPPGLVHLTVVASHRGVVQPLAMLAQLCAELTLPLVVDAAQGLGHVDCAVGADVTYASSRKWIAGPRGVGVLAVRPELMERLCPRLPAPDWVPPLPVAQQLGFGEANIAARVGFSVALGEHLACGPTSVQARLAELGGLARTVLADVPGWRVVEAVDEPSAITTLAPVDGADPAAVRAWLLAQRRIVTTYAGVERAPLELTAPVLRISPHLDNTAEDLGIFAEALVAATAAT, via the coding sequence GTGAGCGAAAGCGATTCGCTGGCCGACCGATGGCGGGTGGCTCGACCGCCGGTTGCCGGGCTGCACCTGGACAGCGCGGCTTGTTCGCGCCAGAGTTCCGCGGTGCTGGACGCCGCGGCCGAGCACGCGCGGCACGAAGCCGAGGTTGGCGGATACGTCGCGGCTGAGGCCGCCACGCCGGTGCTCGATGCCGGGCGCGCGGCGGTTGCCGCGTTGAGCGGCATGCCCGGCGCCGAGGTGGTGTTCACCACCGGCTCACTGCACGCGCTGGATCTGTTGCTGGGCAGCTGGCCGGGGGAGAATCGCGCGCTGGCCTGCCTGCCGGGCGAATACGGGCCGAACCTAGCTGTGATGGCCGCCCATGGCTTCGACCCGCGCCCCTTGCCGACCCTGCAGGACGGCAGGTTGGCGCTCGACGACGCGGCCTTCACGTTGGCGAACGACCCGCCCGGCCTGGTGCACCTGACCGTTGTGGCCAGCCACCGTGGCGTCGTGCAACCGCTGGCGATGCTGGCGCAACTCTGCGCCGAGCTGACACTGCCACTCGTCGTGGACGCCGCGCAGGGGCTGGGACACGTGGACTGTGCGGTGGGCGCGGATGTCACCTATGCGTCGTCGCGCAAGTGGATCGCCGGGCCGCGCGGTGTTGGCGTGTTGGCGGTTCGCCCTGAATTGATGGAGCGGTTGTGTCCGAGACTGCCCGCGCCGGACTGGGTGCCGCCGCTGCCGGTCGCCCAACAACTCGGCTTCGGCGAGGCCAATATCGCTGCACGAGTGGGATTTTCGGTTGCGCTTGGTGAGCATCTGGCGTGCGGGCCGACGTCCGTTCAAGCACGCCTGGCCGAGCTGGGCGGCCTCGCCCGGACCGTACTCGCCGATGTGCCCGGGTGGCGGGTTGTCGAAGCGGTTGACGAGCCGAGCGCGATCACCACCCTGGCGCCGGTCGACGGCGCCGACCCGGCAGCGGTGCGGGCCTGGTTGCTCGCGCAGCGGCGGATCGTGACCACCTACGCCGGAGTGGAACGGGCACCGCTGGAGTTGACGGCACCGGTGCTGCGGATCTCGCCGCACCTGGACAACACCGCCGAGGACCTGGGCATCTTCGCCGAGGCGTTGGTCGCGGCGACCGCGGCTACGTGA
- the egtD gene encoding L-histidine N(alpha)-methyltransferase translates to MTLSLANHLAEDSAYVALRRDVHDGLRNTPKSLPPKWFYDSVGSELFDQITRLPEYYPTRAEAGILRARAGKVASASQADTLVELGSGTSEKTRMLLDALRHRGSLRRFVPFDVDASVLSATATAIQREYAGVEIKAVCGDFEEHLTEIPSGGRRLFVFLGSTIGNLTPEPRAEFLANLAAVMRPGDSLLLGTDLVKDTDRLVRAYDDAAGVTARFNRNVLAVINRELDGDFDVDAYQHVARWNAAEERIEMWLRADRRQRVRVGALDLTVDFAAGEEMLTEVSCKFRPEAVGAELAAAGLRRIGWWTDEAGDFGLSLAAK, encoded by the coding sequence ATGACACTGTCGCTTGCTAACCATCTGGCCGAGGATTCGGCATATGTCGCGTTGCGCCGCGACGTGCACGATGGCCTACGCAATACACCGAAATCGTTGCCGCCCAAGTGGTTCTACGATTCGGTAGGCAGTGAGCTATTCGATCAGATCACCCGGTTGCCGGAGTACTATCCGACCCGTGCCGAGGCCGGCATCCTTCGGGCCCGAGCGGGGAAAGTGGCTTCCGCCAGCCAGGCCGATACGCTGGTCGAATTGGGCAGCGGCACATCGGAGAAGACCCGGATGCTGCTGGATGCGTTGCGTCACCGCGGATCGTTGCGCAGGTTCGTGCCGTTCGACGTCGACGCCAGCGTGTTGTCGGCGACCGCGACCGCTATCCAGCGTGAATACGCAGGGGTCGAGATCAAGGCGGTTTGTGGGGATTTTGAGGAGCACCTGACCGAGATTCCCAGTGGCGGACGGCGCCTATTCGTGTTCTTGGGGTCGACGATCGGCAATCTCACCCCCGAGCCACGCGCGGAGTTCCTGGCGAACCTGGCCGCGGTGATGCGGCCGGGCGACAGTCTGCTGCTGGGCACCGACCTGGTCAAGGACACCGACCGGCTGGTGCGTGCCTACGACGATGCCGCCGGGGTGACGGCCCGGTTCAATCGCAACGTGCTCGCGGTGATCAACCGAGAACTCGACGGGGATTTCGACGTCGATGCCTACCAGCACGTCGCCCGCTGGAATGCCGCCGAGGAGCGGATCGAGATGTGGCTGCGGGCCGACCGCCGGCAGCGGGTGCGGGTCGGTGCGCTGGACCTGACCGTCGACTTCGCCGCCGGTGAGGAGATGTTGACCGAGGTGTCGTGCAAGTTCCGCCCGGAAGCGGTCGGTGCCGAACTGGCCGCCGCCGGGCTGCGTCGCATCGGGTGGTGGACCGACGAAGCCGGTGACTTTGGCCTGTCGCTGGCCGCCAAGTGA
- the egtC gene encoding ergothioneine biosynthesis protein EgtC gives MCRHLGWLGAEVAVSALVLDPPQGLRVQSYAPRRQKHGLMNADGWGVGFFDGTVPRRWRSPAPLWGDTSFDSVAPALRSHCMVAAVRSATVGMPIEVSSTPPFTDGHWLLAHNGVVDRAVLPLRSSAESGCDSAILAATIFAHGLDALGDTVVQVGAADPNARLNILAANGTRIVATTWGDTLSILRRADGVVLASEPYDDHPDWEDVPDRHLVEATAAGVTLTALDRAKGP, from the coding sequence ATGTGCCGTCACCTGGGTTGGCTCGGGGCAGAAGTCGCGGTTTCCGCGCTGGTGCTGGACCCGCCACAGGGTCTGCGGGTGCAGTCGTATGCGCCACGCCGGCAAAAGCACGGGCTGATGAACGCGGACGGCTGGGGCGTCGGATTCTTCGACGGCACCGTGCCGCGGCGCTGGCGCAGCCCCGCTCCGCTGTGGGGAGACACGTCGTTCGATTCGGTCGCACCGGCGCTGCGTAGCCACTGCATGGTCGCCGCGGTGCGCTCGGCGACCGTCGGCATGCCGATCGAAGTCAGCTCCACCCCGCCGTTCACCGATGGTCACTGGTTGCTGGCGCACAACGGTGTGGTCGACCGAGCCGTGTTGCCGCTGCGCTCGTCGGCCGAATCGGGTTGCGACAGTGCGATACTTGCGGCCACCATCTTCGCTCATGGTCTGGACGCGCTGGGTGACACCGTTGTTCAAGTCGGAGCGGCCGACCCAAACGCCCGGCTAAATATATTGGCGGCCAACGGAACCCGGATCGTCGCGACCACCTGGGGAGACACGCTGTCCATCCTGCGGCGCGCCGACGGGGTGGTTCTGGCCAGTGAACCGTATGACGACCACCCCGACTGGGAGGACGTGCCGGATCGTCACCTGGTCGAAGCAACGGCCGCGGGGGTCACGCTGACCGCTTTGGATCGCGCGAAAGGACCTTGA